The following are encoded in a window of Vigna unguiculata cultivar IT97K-499-35 chromosome 8, ASM411807v1, whole genome shotgun sequence genomic DNA:
- the LOC114194130 gene encoding glutamate synthase [NADH], amyloplastic isoform X2, which yields MVELIHSRFSTNTFPSWDRAQPMRVLGHNGEINTLRGNVNWMKAREGLLKCKELGLSENELKKLLPIVDANSSDSGAFDGVLEFLLHSGKSLPEAVMMMIPEAWQNDKNMDSQRKAFYEYFSALMEPWDGPALISFTDGHYLGATLDRNGLRPGRFYVTHSGRVIMASEVGVVDIPPEDICRKGRLNPGMMLLVDFEKHAVVNDDALKEQYSLARPYEDWLKNQKIELKDIVDSVPESGRVPPPIAGVAPPSNDDVDMVNMGIHGLLAPLKAFGYSVESLEMLLLPMAKDGVEALGSMGNDTPLAVMSNREKLSFEYFKQMFAQVTNPPIDPIREKIVTSMRCMVGPEGDLTEITEQQCHRLSLKGPLLSTEEMEAIKKMNYRGWNSKVIDITYSKERGKRGLEEALDRICAEAHDAIKEGYTTLVLSDRAFSRKRVAVSSLLAVGAVHQHLVKTLERTRVALIVESAEPREVHHFCTLVGFGADAICPYLAIEAIWRLQVDGKIPPKANGEFHSKEELVKKYFKASNYGMMKVLAKMGISTLASYKGAQIFEALGLSSEVIEKCFAGTPSRVEGATFEALARDALQLHELAFPSRVFSPGSAEAVALPNPGDYHWRKGGEVHLNDPVAIAKLQEAARTNSADAYKQYAKFIHELNKACNLRGLLKFKETAVKIPIDEVEPASEIVKRFCTGAMSYGSISLEAHTALAMAMNKIGGKSNTGEGGEQPSRMEPLPDGTRNPKRSAIKQVASGRFGVSSYYLTNADELQIKMAQGAKPGEGGELPGHKVIGDIAVTRNSTAGVGLISPPPHHDIYSIEDLAQLIHDLKNANPTARISVKLVSEAGVGIIASGVVKGHADHVLISGHDGGTGASRWTGIKNAGLPWELGLAETHQTLVANDLRGRTVLQTDGQLKTGRDVAIATLLGAEEFGFSTAPLITLGCIMMRKCHKNTCPVGIATQDPVLREKFAGEPEHVINFFFMVAEEMREIMSQLGFRTVNEMVGRSDMLEVDKEVIKSNEKLENIDLSLLLRPAAELRPEAAQYCVQKQDHGLDNALDNKLISLSNAALEKGLPVYIETPIYNVNRAVGTMLSHEVTKRYHLAGLPNDTIHIRFTGSAGQSFGAFLCPGITLELEGDSNDYVGKGLSGGKIVVYPPKGSNFDPKENIVIGNVALYGATRGEAYFNGMAAERFCVRNSGAKAVVEGVGDHGCEYMTGGTVVVLGETGRNFAAGMSGGIAYVLDLNGKFQSRCNLELVDLDKVEEEEDIYTLRMLIQQHQRHTNSLLAKEVLDDFENLLPKFIKVFPREYKRALASVKSEEASKDAVVHAAKDAEEQDDEAQAVEKDAFEELKKLAAASLNEKQSQAEAPKRPSRVSDAIKHRGFVAYEREGVQYRDPNVRMTDWKEVMEETKPGPLLKTQSARCMDCGTPFCHQENSGCPLGNKIPEFNELVYQNRWKEALERLLETNNFPEFTGRVCPAPCEGSCVLGIIENPVSIKSIECAIIDKAFEEGWMVPRPPVKRTGKRVAIVGSGPAGLAAADQLNKMGHTVTVYERADRIGGLMMYGVPNMKSDKVDVVQRRVNLMTEEGVDFVVNANVGNDPLYSLDRLREENDAIVLAVGSTKPRDLPVPGRELSGVHFAMEFLHANTKSLLDSNLEDGNYISAKDKKVVVIGGGDTGTDCIGTSIRHGCSSIVNLELLPQPPPTRAPGNPWPQWPRIFRVDYGHQEAAAKFGKDPRSYEVLTKRFVGDENGVLKGLEVIRVCWEKDETGKFQFKEIEGSEEIIEADLVLLAMGFLGPEPTIAEKLGVDRDNRSNFKADYGRFSTNVKGVFAAGDCRRGQSLVVWAISEGRQAAAQVDNYLVKEDEEHKNQDGHVKRQQGFNKKQQGSSKHTVMT from the exons ATGGTTGAGTTG ATACATTCACGGTTTTCTACAAATACTTTTCCTAGCTGGGATCGTGCTCAACCTATGCGTGTATTAGGACACAATGGCGAAATCAACACACTCAGAGGCAATGTTAACTG GATGAAGGCACGTGAGGGTTTACTAAAATGCAAGGAGCTTGGTTTATCAGAGAATGAATTAAAGAAGCTTTTGCCCATTGTGGATGCAAATTCATCAGATTCAG GAGCTTTTGATGGTGTGCTCGAGTTTTTGCTTCATTCAGGAAAAAGTCTCCCTGAAGCTGTTATGATGATGATTCCTGAAGCATGGCAAAATGACAAGAACATGGATTCTCAGCGTAAAGCATTTTATGAATACTTCTCAGCTCTCATGGAGCCATGGGATGGGCCAGCTCTTATATCAT TTACCGATGGTCACTATCTTGGAGCTACATTGGATAGGAATGGACTGCGACCAGGCCGTTTCTATGTCACTCATAGTGGACGAGTTATAATGGCAAGTGAAGTTGGGGTTGTTGACATTCCACCGGAAGATATATGTAGGAAAGGAAGACTAAATCCTGGCATGATGCTTCTGGTTGATTTTGAGAAGCATGCAGTTGTAAATGATGATGCCTTAAAAGAGCAGTACTCATTGGCAAGACCTTATGAGGATTGGCTCAAAAATCAGAAAATTGAACTCAAAGACATTGTTGATTCTGTTCCTGAATCTGGAAGAGTACCACCACCGATAGCAGGAGTTGCTCCA CCATCCAATGATGACGTAGATATGGTAAATATGGGCATCCATGGCTTACTGGCTCCATTGAAAGCTTTTGG ATATTCAGTTGAATCATTGGAAATGCTGTTACTTCCTATGGCCAAGGATGGTGTAGAAGCCCTTGGGTCAATGGGAAATGATACACCACTAGCTGTCATGTCTAATAGAGAGAAACTTAGTTTTGAATATTTCAAGCAAATGTTTGCTCAAGTGACAAACCCTCCTATTGATCCTATCAGAGAGAAAATAGTCACTTCTATGCGATGTATGGTTGGTCCAGAAGGCGATCTGACTGAAATCACGGAGCAGCAATGTCACCGCCTTTCCCTCAAAGGTCCCCTTTTATCCACTGAAGAAATGGAAGccattaaaaaaatgaactatAGGGGATGGAACAGCAAAGTTATAGACATAACGTACTCAAAGGAACGTGGTAAGAGAGGCTTGGAGGAAGCCTTGGACAGGATATGTGCAGAAGCACATGATGCAATTAAAGAAGGCTATACCACACTTGTGCTGTCTGATAGAG CCTTCTCAAGGAAACGTGTTGCCGTGAGCTCCCTTCTAGCTGTTGGTGCTGTCCATCAACATCTAGTTAAAACACTTGAGCGCACTAGAGTTGCCTTAATAGTTGAATCTGCTGAGCCACGTGAAGTGCACCATTTCTGTACACTTGTTGGTTTTGGTGCTGATGCTATATGCCCATATTTGGCTATAGAGGCAATTTGGCGACTGCAGGTTGATGGAAAGATCCCACCTAAAGCAAATGGTGAATTCCACTCAAAAGAAGAGTTGGTCAAGAAGTATTTCAAAGCAAGCAACTATGGAATGATGAAGGTTCTTGCCAAGATGGGAATATCAACTTTGGCATCATACAAAGGTGCTCAGATTTTTGAAGCTCTGGGTCTTTCATCTGAAGTGATTGAGAAGTGCTTTGCTGGGACTCCAAGTCGAGTCGAGGGTGCAACATTCGAGGCACTTGCTCGTGATGCTTTGCAACTGCATGAGTTGGCTTTTCCTTCCCGTGTTTTCTCTCCTGGAAGTGCAGAAGCTGTAGCGTTACCAAATCCTGGTGATTATCACTGGAGAAAGGGTGGTGAAGTTCATCTGAATGATCCTGTTGCTATAGCAAAGCTTCAAGAGGCTGCCAGAACTAACAGTGCAGATGCATATAAACAGTATGCCAAGTTCATTCATGAATTGAACAAGGCTTGCAATTTGCGGGGTCTTCTGAAATTTAAAGAGACAGCTGTTAAAATTCCTATTGATGAAGTGGAGCCAGCTAGCGAAATAGTAAAACGGTTCTGCACTGGGGCCATGAGTTATGGTTCAATATCATTGGAGGCACACACAGCATTAGCAATGGCTATGAATAAAATTGGCGGGAAATCCAACACAG GTGAGGGAGGGGAGCAACCATCTCGTATGGAGCCTCTTCCTGATGGCACAAGGAATCCCAAAAGGAGTGCCATTAAGCAAGTGGCTAGTGGGAGATTTGGAGTCTCAAGTTACTACCTTACAAATGCTGATGAACTACAGATAAAAATGGCCCAG GGAGCAAAACCTGGGGAGGGAGGTGAACTTCCTGGCCACAAGGTTATAGGAGACATTGCTGTTACTAGGAATTCAACTGCCGGGGTAGGACTTATCAGTCCACCTCCCCATCATGATATTTATTCAATTGAAGACCTTGCCCAATTAATTCATGATCTGAAG AATGCCAATCCAACTGCTCGGATTAGTGTGAAGTTGGTATCTGAAGCTGGAGTGGGAATTATTGCAAGTGGAGTTGTTAAAGGCCATGCCGACCATGTGTTGATCTCAGGTCATGATGGAGGTACTGGGGCATCCAGATGGACTGGCATAAAGAATGCTGGGCTTCCTTGGGAACTTGGCCTGGCTGAGACCCACCAGACTTTGGTTGCTAATGATCTTCGTGGTCGTACAGTCCTCCAAACTGATGGCCAACTGAAAACAGGGAGAGATGTGGCCATAGCTACGCTGCTTGGTGCAGAAGAGTTTGGCTTCAGTACTGCTCCGCTCATTACTCTTGGATGCATCATGATGCGGAAGTGCCACAAGAACACTTGTCCAGTTGGCATTGCCACTCAAGATCCCGTGCTCAGAGAAAAGTTTGCTGGAGAACCCGAGCATGTTATCAACTTCTTTTTTATGGTGGCAGAAGAAATGAGAGAAATTATGTCCCAGCTTGGGTTTAGGACAGTTAATGAGATGGTTGGTCGATCTGATATGCTTGAGGTTGATAAGGAAGTCATTAAGAGCAACGAGAAACTAGAGAACATTGATCTCTCTCTATTGCTTAGACCTGCAGCTGAATTGCGCCCAGAAGCTGCTCAGTATTGTGTGCAAAAACAGGATCATGGTTTGGACAATGCCTTGGATAACAAGCTCATAAGTCTGTCTAATGCTGCTTTGGAAAAGGGTCTCCCTGTATACATTGAGACTCCAATCTATAATGTAAACCGTGCAGTGGGAACCATGCTGAGCCATGAGGTGACTAAACGGTACCACCTTGCTGGTCTTCCAAACGACACCATTCATATCAGATTTACCGGCAGTGCAGGCCAGAGCTTTGGTGCATTCCTCTGTCCTGGTATCACTTTGGAACTTGAAGGTGATAGTAATGACTACGTTGGTAAAGGATTATCCGGTGGCAAGATTGTTGTGTATCCTCCTAAAGGAAGTAATTTTGACCCTAAGGAGAACATTGTGATTGGTAATGTGGCTCTCTATGGAGCCACTCGAGGAGAAGCTTACTTCAATGGGATGGCAGCAGAAAGATTTTGCGTCCGTAATTCTGGGGCTAAGGCTGTTGTGGAAGGTGTTGGTGATCACGGGTGTGAGTACATGACTGGCGGAACTGTTGTTGTGCTTGGGGAAACTGGTAGAAATTTTGCTGCAGGTATGAGTGGCGGGATTGCTTATGTTCTTGATTTGAATGGAAAGTTCCAATCTCGATGCAACTTGGAACTAGTAGATCTGGACAAGGTTGAAGAGGAAGAGGACATTTATACTCTTAGAATGTTGATACAGCAGCATCAGCGTCACACAAATAGTCTGCTTGCCAAAGAAGTGCTTGATGATTTTGAGAATCTTCTTCCTAAATTTATCAAGGTATTCCCTCGGGAATATAAACGTGCTCTAGCTAGTGTGAAGTCTGAGGAAGCCTCCAAAGATGCAGTGGTGCATGCAGCAAAAGATGCAGAGGAGCAAGATGATGAAGCACAAGCCGTAGAGAAGGATGCTTTTGAAGAACTAAAGAAACTGGCAGCTGCATCTTTGAATGAGAAACAGAGTCAG GCTGAGGCACCCAAGAGGCCAAGTCGAGTCAGTGATGCCATTAAGCATAGAGGTTTTGTTGCATATGAGCGCGAGGGTGTTCAGTATAGGGATCCTAATGTTCGCATGACAGATTGGAAGGAAGTGATGGAGGAGACAAAGCCTGGTCCCCTGTTGAAAACACAGTCAGCCCGTTGCATGGACTGTGGTACCCCTTTCTGTCATCAG GAAAATTCTGGATGCCCTCTTGGAAATAAAATACCAGAGTTTAATGAGCTAGTATACCAAAATAGGTGGAAGGAAGCATTAGAGAGGCTTCTTGAAACAAATAACTTTCCAGAGTTTACTGGTCGGGTGTGCCCAGCTCCTTGTGAAGGTTCTTGTGTCCTTGGTATTATTGAGAATCCCGTGTCTATTAAAAGCATTGAATGTGCCATCATAGATAAGGCTTTTGAGGAGGGTTGGATGGTGCCACGACCTCCGGTCAAGAGAACTGG GAAAAGAGTAGCCATCGTTGGAAGTGGACCAGCTGGTTTGGCAGCTGCTGATCAGCTAAATAAAATGGGTCATACGGTAACAGTGTATGAAAGAGCTGATAGGATTGGAGGGCTTATGATGTATGGGGTCCCCAACATGAAATCTGACAAAGTAGATGTAGTTCAACGACGAGTGAATCTTATGACCGAGGAGGGAGTAGACTTTGTGGTGAATGCTAATGTTGGAAATGACCCTTTATACTCTCTTGATCGGCTTCGGGAGGAAAATGATGCCATTGTCTTGGCTGTAGGATCTACAAAACCAAG GGATCTTCCTGTACCTGGGCGGGAGCTGTCAGGAGTTCATTTTGCCATGGAGTTTCTCCATGCAAATACTAAAAGCTTGCTTGATAGTAATCTCGAAGATGGTAACTACATTTCAGCCAAGGACAAGAAGGTCGTGGTCATTGGTGGAGGTGACACTGGCACAGATTGCATAGGAACGTCCATTCGTCATGGTTGTAGCAGCATTGTAAATCTTGAACTCCTTCCTCAGCCCCCACCAACTAGGGCTCCTGGCAACCCGTGGCCTCAG TGGCCTCGCATATTCCGAGTAGATTACGGCCACCAAGAGGCTGCAGCCAAATTTGGCAAAGATCCAAGATCATACGAGGTTCTGACTAAAAGGTTTGTCGGGGATGAAAACGGAGTTTTGAAAGGACTTGAAGTGATTCGCGTTTGCTGGGAAAAGGATGAAACAGGCAAGTTTCAGTTTAAGGAAATTGAGGGTTCGGAAGAGATTATTGAAGCTGACCTAGTTTTACTAGCCATGGGTTTCCTTGGTCCCGAGCCT ACAATTGCAGAGAAGTTGGGTGTGGATAGAGACAACAGGTCAAACTTCAAGGCTGATTATGGGCGGTTCTCAACTAACGTGAAAGGGGTGTTTGCAGCCGGGGATTGTCGGCGGGGTCAGTCCCTGGTGGTGTGGGCCATTTCGGAGGGACGACAAGCTGCGGCACAGGTAGACAATTACCTTGTGAAAGAAGATGAAGAGCACAAGAATCAGGATGGGCATGTCAAGAGGCAGCAGGGCTTCAACAAGAAGCAGCAGGGCAGCAGCAAACACACTGTCATGACTTAG